The Dasypus novemcinctus isolate mDasNov1 chromosome 2, mDasNov1.1.hap2, whole genome shotgun sequence genome contains the following window.
atcaggaTACAGAACTGTTCCATCCCCACAAAGAAAATCCCTCCTTGCTACCCTTTTATAGGCAAACACTGCCCCCACCCCTAattcctggcaaccactgatacTGTACATGATTTGTTaaatttatacctaaatatttaattttgggaAGATTACAAATGGTATTGTGTGTTTCATTTCAATTTCCAACTATTAAGTGCTATTATATAGACATACAATTGTTTTTTGTGCATTGAACTTGTATCCtactagtttttcttttttgtgggttccttgggcttttctttgtggatGTCATCTTGAAACAGGGACgttttatttcttccaaatttGTACGCTTTTTTCCCTTGTCTTGCTTATTGCACCAAGACTTCCAGTACTTAGGCGTTATAGGAGAGGCAAAAGCAGACATCCTTGTCTGtttctagatcaggggttcttaaccaggggtccacagatccccaaggggtccatggaaagatttcaggaggtatgtgagcttgaactgaaaattcaaaaaagcgttattcttgtggggacgtgttggtgcaggtgtgatttatttattaaataatacacagtatagtgtggacttagtcaggggtccatggttttcagtTGACTGGTAAAGGTATCCATGGAACAAATATGGTTAAGAACTCAACTATTTAGGAAGAAATTCCCTTCTGTTCCCAAATATTCttataaatgtattatttccCTCAATAAATGTCAATCAGCTATCACAGGGAAAAAAAGGCTATACTTTTCTTGCCATTCATTACAGACCAGACTCACACATTTACCAATGGCATGATTGGGATGCTTAGCTGAAGCTAATGTACATCTAGGCACGTGGCTCTAGAGGCATGACTGTGCATTAATGAACCGATGTCAGACTCTAGCAGGAAGTTAGGACGCTGTTGAATTAATTCAGTCAGAGCATGCAGGTAGGCTGGCTGTGAAaggtctgaaggaaaaaaaaaaagaacacaaagaggCCACAGCCTGGGGCTTTCCATCCTGTCTTATTCATTACTATAACCTCAGAAACCATTATGGAATTTTTTGccttaattttgatttttaaaaacattatcttgATTACTGAGGTTTTTAGCCACTCCCCTAATTTTCGCACCCCAAAAATGCCTCATACTACATCGTCTCATACGTACCACACTGCCCAATCTGGCAAAGCACCTTCTATTTTGGCTACATAAACAGCGAGGGACTGACCCAAGTGGGGTAGGATAGAGGTAAGACAGGGCGTATACAAAGAAGTAATAGACCAGTTTCATGTTGGATTTATGTGTGTGGAGCTGCAGCAGCCAAGCAGGAGGGAAACTGCAAGGGTCAATCCCAGCAGTCAGTCATAGGAAGGCTGCACGGCAGGTGAAAAGGGCGACCTTTCATAAAAACAGGTATTTCCCGAGAGCATCAGACCTCAACTGCGAACCCTCGTAGAAGGGGGAACTCTTAGCACCAGGGACACTGGGATCCGGTGCAGGCCTAGGTCGGTGGTGTCTGCACTGTCCCTCTCACGCTCAGGGAACCGCCACCTCCCTCCCCGCGCTGTTGGGCCAGGGTCACCGCCGCCTTGCACCTACTGCGGCCACAGCACGCCTGCGGTGCACCCGGAAGGGCTAACTCTGGGATCCCGAATCGCAAACGGCTGGGTCAACTAGAGGTCATCCGAAACCCTCTGACCTGCTTCTGGGAATGGCTTTACAAGTATTGACTTAGCAACCACACATGCTAGGGAAGACGAATACTACAAATCTTGGTGACCAGAAACACCAAGTGTACCCCTTGGTACGGGAGGAGTTCGAGTTCAGGGAGGTCTGAGATGGGGAGATGCGAGGTGCAAGGTCTCAGGCTGGATGGGGAATGCAGATTTCAGCAACTGAGGTCACTGTTGCTGAAGCAAGGCTTAAATCAAACACAGTATGAACTTCTGTACCATGGTTAAGGTCTTTGGTTTTGGACTTATGGGGAATGAGAAGCCAAAGAATGTCCATTTTTAAGATACTAGCCCAGTTGAACAATAGGCTTGGACCATACATCAAATAAACCCATATTTACTACCAGAGTCAACAGCAGTTCTCAGATGATGCTAAATGCCCCATTTTAGGGTTAACTAATTTTTTCTACAGCaattttcaaacaaaaatttaTAGATAACAAAAGtacctatatacccaacatccaaCCTCAACTACTACAGGCCCCCAAGGAGATGGGCCCAAGAAAGTACATTACTAAGGACATCCAAGATGGGATGATTTCTGCTCACTGAAACTTGAAAACCACTTAAAATGATCTCACCAGAAATTCAGTGTGTTTTTGAAGCACCATATACTAGGATACTGTTTATTTCCTCTAGATCTTTTAACTCCTGTTTTGCCTACACAAGTTGGGTAGGTGAACTCTTTGTCACAGACTTAGGTAATGAATTACATGTCCTAAAACTGGTTAAGCACACAATCTTTATAGTGGATAGAAGAGGCAAAACATTTTCGGCATATGAAAATTTATTACTACTGCTTGTTCTGCATCATCAAAATTTATGATCTTGGTCTTTCCTTCTTGCCTTTATATAAAGCCAAAAGAGAGACATTGGCTACTTTGACAACTTTAAAGCGGACTCCAGGAATGTCACCAACAGCATGACCTTTGCGACCAAATCCAGCAACCAGAACTTCATCGTTTTCCTGGAATAAAATCAACAGCTTACTTCTGGTGTTAGAGGTAATCAGGAAACTCCATTCATCACATAAAAATTTAAGGGTGTGGGGGAATCACCCCACAGAACAAAAGCTAGAATAGATTTACTTAAAGCACCCACCTCAATAAAATTCAAGCAACCATCATTGGGTACGAAGGCTGTGATTTTCTTCCCATTCTTGATCAGCTGGACCCTGACACACTTCCTGATGGCAGAATTTGGCTGTTTGGCTTCAACCCCTCTGAAACATAAACAGCATAGCAAAGTTAGCTGGCTTTCTGAAAAGGGGTAAGTTTTATAATTAATTAAACATAGAACCTACTAGAAAGTATACAGCTTATAAAAGATGTAAGATTTTTAAGACCAGAAATAGAAAGCACAATGCTTTATTTCTACAATTTCAATCTAATTTTAAACCATTAAATTCCTGTGATTTCAACCAAGTTTTTCCTCAGTCTTAATTTCACAAACACAAGAAGGGAATTTTTAGTCCCTTAATATAGTTGTAAAGGTATTTAGCACAATTGAAAACTAGAACTAGAAAATCTGGGTTCAAAGTCTGTCACGAAATTTGACTGAGCCACATGaaattaccatttttaaaagtaacaaacTATATGGAATACGCTACATATTCTacgcaacatttatgtaatctaagactcttttaaataatttaaatatattaaaaagtaagaGTTAACGGGTGCCAATTGCTCAGCTTGGTCCCCACACAAAGCAAGTGCTCATATGTATCCCTCCACATGCTTACTGT
Protein-coding sequences here:
- the RPS23 gene encoding small ribosomal subunit protein uS12, with the translated sequence MGKCRGLRTARKLRSHRRDQKWHDKQYKKAHLGTALKANPFGGASHAKGIVLEKVGVEAKQPNSAIRKCVRVQLIKNGKKITAFVPNDGCLNFIEENDEVLVAGFGRKGHAVGDIPGVRFKVVKVANVSLLALYKGKKERPRS